Genomic segment of bacterium:
TTTGCTGTAAACAAGCTCTCGAATGCTTTCGGGATGCTACGCCCCGTTCTCAATTTAAATATAAAAAATAATTTTAAAAACAATCAATAACCAATAGTCAAACCAATACCTATAGCCCACCTACGAGGTGGTGAAGGGTCATCCCACAAAATCCAATTTGCCTTTTACTTTTCCCACTTTGAAGGAACAAGTTGGCATATATCACATAAATACAATACGCTATATTATACCAAAATAATATGTTCGCAAGATATGACCTTTGCTAATTGGGTCATTTCTTACTCACTGCCAAGTTAAAAGCGTTAAAATAATTTTGCCATAGGGCATCGGTTTGGTTATATTGATTGTCGCCGTAGATATAATCAACCCACATCTCTCGGCAACGCAGAATCTCTTTGAGCCGTTTTTTGTTTTTGGGGTCCATTGTAGTTAAGTCAAAGAGTTCCAATGAACGCTCAAACGCTTTTTGCGAATAGTCTTTGTTTTTGTCCCGCCAGGAAATAGTTCTGAATATTTCGCTGCCGATATTTGCCATCTGTTCAAGGATAGAAAATTCAAGCCATCTGCCGTTAGCTAAATTTTTATGGATAAGATTCATTCTTTAATAAGTTTATTGACGATTTCGATTATTTTTTTTTGTATCTCGGGATTATCGACGCCTCTGCTGTGATTACCAAACGATGGTCGCAGATTAATCATAGAATCAAACTCTATCATTTGTTCTTTTGGCAAATCGGGGTAAATGTTAATACCCCACAAATTTTCTTGTGCGGATCCTTTTTCTAACAAGAGTGCTTCTTGGTCGGCATGCAAATCCGCATCAACTGCCATTATTTCTTTCTTGATATCAACGACAGCTTTAAGCAGATTACCAAACACCCTTTCGGACATTTGTTTAAGTTCAGATAAAGAAATTTGCTCTGTTATGATTTTCATAGCTATTAATCCGAATAGCGAGTTTATCCTTTAATTTTCCCTCGCTCTCTATCATTTTGTTCTATACTTAAAGAGAAATTAGACTTTGCGAAGGATTTTATCGCAAAGAAGAATTTACTGCAAGCGAGGGCGGATAGGAAAAAGTTGCTCCGATGTTACATCTAATCTAGGGCATAAAATTTCTCAATGACTAAAGTTTTTGCCTCGCCATTGTTTTGTGGTGGGCGAATGACGAATTAATGGATACAATTCCCAAATGTCCCAATTTCCAATGTTGGATATTGACTTTTTGGGATTTCATTCGTCATTTACTATTCTCTGTAGTTGCTGATTTTATCAGCTTTTTAAAAGCGCCCATAAATGGGCAACTACAATATTTTCAAGAAATACATTGAAATATATTGTCTTTATCATTAGTTTTTTGAAGTTATAGTATGTAATTTTTTTTAGTTTTCAATCCTTTAACAACATATATCTATTGTATTTCTACCGTATATCCACGTATATCTATTTATCTCTACTGCATTTCTATCGCATATCTTTTTTTAATCATGCCGATAAATCGGCAACTACAATTTGATGGGCAGCTGCATAATTTAAAGAGTAGTTGTAAAATTTTCGTTTTAAGTAATCAACTTATTATTTATGCTTTTGATTTTATTACTGTGAAATTAAATTTCTTGAAATAGAAAAATTGAATGGTATAATACAAGTCAGGAAATTTAACAAGATGAAAGAAAAACAGAAGTTAGGTGAAATTCTTGTAAACCGTAGACTCATCACCTCCGAACAACTCAAGGAAGCGCTTGAAATCCAATCGGAAATAGAAGACAGTTATGTCCAGGCGTTATTCATAGACCGAGATATTATCAACGTAAAAAATATCAAGAAAGCCCAAGAAGAAAGCAAAAAACAAAACAAAAAACTGCAGGAAGTAATATTGGAAATGAAGTTGGCTTCTGTCCGGGATGTGGAAGAAGTTTTTTCGTTGATAAGAAAGTCCCCGTTTATCTTTTTATCCGAACATAGCAAAGAGATTGAAAAGGAAATAGTAAGGCTTGTGCCTGAAAAACTGGCGCGACATTTTTGTGTTATTGCCATTTCGCATGAGGGCTCTTATATCAATTTGGTAATGTCCGACCCTGCAAATATAGTTGCTATAGATAATATACGCAGTAACACGGGATACGAAATAATTCCGTTGTTATCGACAAAAAAAGAAATAAACGATGCCATTGAAAAATATTATGGGGAAAGCGATATGGCAAGTAGTATCCCCGATTTAAAAGATATAAGTTTTTCTACTGAGGCCGAAGCAGCCAAAGAACAAGAAAATATAGATTTGGCTCAATTAAAAGTTCAAGTTAAAGACCCGCCCGTTGTCAGATATGTTAATTCTATTCTTTTAAAAGCAATTGAGGAAAAAGCCAGTGATATACATTTGGAAGCTGCGGAAACGGAAGTTTTTGTCCGTAACCGTGTGGACGGTGTTTTGAGAAACCTGCCTCCTCCTCCAAAGAAAACATATCCTGCAATTGTTTCTCGTATAAAAATTATTTCCAATCTGGATATTGCCGAAAGAAGACTTCCTCAAGATGGCAGGACTAAAGCAAAAATAGGCTCGAAAGAAGTCGACATTCGTGTTTCAATTATTCCTACTATTTATGGCGAAAAAGTAGTAATGCGATTATTGGATAAAACTACTATGTTGATGGGTCTTGAAGAATTGGGTTTTGACAAGATTGAATTGGGAAAATTCAAAGACGCAGTATCTTCTCCGTATGGAATGGTTCTTCTTACCGGTCCTACAGGAAGTGGAAAATCAACTACACTTTACGGGGCTTTGAACTATATAAATTCTCCCGAAAAAAATATTATTACGGTAGAAGACCCGGTGGAATATGAATTGCGGGGTATAAATCAGATTCAAGTAAGGTCACACATCGGACTTACTTTCGCCAGTTGTTTAAGAACTATTTTAAGACAGGATCCCGATGTTATCATGGTAGGGGAAATTAGAGACAAGGAAACCGCAGAGATTTCGATACAGTCGTCTCTTACAGGACATATGGTTTTTTCCACTCTTCATACAAATGATGCAGTTTCTGTAATTACGAGATTGGCGTATATGGGCATAGAGCCTTTTTTAATTTCGTCGGCTTTAAGATTGAGTATTGCCCAGAGGTTAGTCAGAAGGATTTGCCCAAAATGTAAAGTGCCCGAGAAAATATCGGAAGAAGTTCTTAAAAGAATAGCCGATGATGTTAATGTGAAGGGCAAGGATGTAACATTTTATAAAGGAGAAGGATGCCCGGATTGTAATAATAAAGGGTATAAAGGTAGAGTAGGGCTATATGAATTGTTCCAGATTACCCCCGAAGTGAGAAAAGCTATTAATGACGGTAAATCCGAAGAAGAAATAAAAATCATAGCAAAAGAACAACAAAAAATGGTTACATTAAGAGAAGCTGGCATTAAAAAAGCTCTTGCAGGTATAACTTCATTGGAAGAAGTTTTAACTTCTACGCTAACTTATGAATGATAAGGCAGAAGACAGACGACAGAGGACAGAAAGGAAATACGTGGTAGACAGACAATGTATTTCCCTGCCCGTTGCAGGCGGGAATATATTACCATGTTATTTCGATTATATTTCTATCTTGTTTTTTAATTTCTGATATCTGTCATCTGAGCTCTGGGTACTAATATGCCAACATTTAATTATTCCACAAAAGATGCGGCAGGTAAAAAAGTGAACGGGACGATTGAATCAGCGTCTTCCTACGAAGTAGTGCGTTTATTAAGAGGAAAAGGGCTTACAGTAATATCTGTTGGGGCGAAAGGAAAAGAACAACCAAAAGCAAACCGGCAGAAAGCTAAATATGGAAAAGTTAAATTAGGCCAATTATCGGTTTTTTACAGACAACTTGCCACGATGCTGGACGCGGGCGTTCCGATAGTAACTGCTATAAAAGACCTTTCCGACCAATCCGAAAGTATAAATTTAAGCGCAATTGTAGCGAATATAGCAAGTCAGATAGAGGGTGGAAACAGCTTTTCTGAAGCTTTAAAAAAATATCCCGACACTTTTTCTTCTTTAGTTATAAATATGGCGGCTACAGGAGAAGAATCAGGAAATTTGCCAAAAGTTATGGCTGAACTTGCTTCTTATACAGAAGACCAAGTCGCTTTAATAAAACAGGTTCAAGGAGCCATTGCTTATCCTGCGTTTATTGCCTCATTTTTTGTTATCTGTGTTGGCATCGTAGTTTTTATCTTAATCCCCAAGTTCAAAGATATTTTTGCTTCGTTTGGAGCTACCCTTCCTCCTATTACCAGTATGGTTCTGGGGTTTTCCGAATTTATGATAAGAAATATACCTTACGAAATTGTGTTTGTAGGCGCGTCTATTTTTTCCATATTGGCTTTTGGTAAGACTGATAAAGGTAAACATGTATATGCTAATGTGAAAATAAAAGCGCCTCTTTTTGGAAAACTTTTTCACAAAGTTATTTTAAGCAGATTTTGCCGTTCGTTAGCTACGCTATTAGACGGCGGTGTTGCCGTAATATATTCTTTAACTATCGCTTCTAAAGCGGCTGGGAGTATTTTGCTGGAAGATTTTATCCAACGAGCCATTTCCGGGATAGAAAAGGGTTCTACTATGTCGGATGAATTGGCAAAAAGTTTTCTTTTCCCCAAAATGATGGTGAAGATGGTTCAGGTGGGCGAGAATTCAGGGACTGTTCCGCAAATGCTTACACGCCTTTCAGGATTCTACGGCGAAGAGGTAAAAGTCGCGGTAGCGGCTCTTACCTCTATAATAGAGCCATTGCTCATTGTTTTGTTGGGTGTAGTGGTGGGTGTCGTCGTAGTCGCAATCTATTTCCCTATATTCACACTTGCTTCAGGCATGAAGTAATGAGATACATAGACATACAGTAGATATAAATGGAAATACATAGAAATACAGTAGATATACAATGGATATATGTTGTTAAAGGATTGAAAACTAAGAAAATTACATACTATAACTTCAAAAAACTAATGATACAGACAATTTATTTCAACATATTTCTATCTATTTCAATTATATTTCTATATCACTTAAACAATGGGCAACTACAGAGAAAATAGATATACAGTAGATATAAATGGATATACATGGAAATAATAAAAATCAAAAAATAGATATACAGTTGAAATATATACCTGCCCGCTTTAAGACAGGCGGAGATATCTCTCTAACGAGTAAAATATAGTGTAGAAATAATATCAGAATTTCACTTTCCCATCCCTAAATTTTATGAATACCAACATAGAAACTTGCGCTCGGTGGTATAATAACAGTCGGGATAAGCAAATGAATAGAAAGAACAGAAAAAGAGGTGTTACGCTTGTAGAAGTGATGGTTGCTATCATTATCTTTGTAATTGTGATGGTAGGCGGATTTGTGTTCTTTTTTTATGGCAGAGTTCATATTGTTCATTCCAATCATCAGAGAATGGCTTTGGAGTTGACAAAAGGAAAGGTAGAATTATGGAAATCGTCTGGTTATCTCTCTATACCGGACACGCAAAATGAAGCTACTATATCTCTTGGGGGTATCCAATTTAACAGAAGTACCTCTTCAGTAGATATAGGTGGTGTATATAGAGAACTAACAGTCACGACAAGTTGGCAGGAAAGAGGCAATGCCTATAACGTCCAACTTACTACTATCATAGCAGGAGATTAAAAGATGAATATCTATAGCAATTTTAATGTTTTTGTGAAGAGGCAAGAAAATATTAAAAGTAAAACTTTGTTTGGTTTGAAGAATAAGTCTATATCAGGCAGAACGGGGTTTACCTTAGTAGAGATGATGGTTGCAGTGATTATCCTTTCAATATTTATCGTTGCTGTCGGGATGATGTTGAGTAGTTCATGGAGATTTTGGAATGACGGTTGGCAACAGGTAATATTGCAAAGAGATGCGTCTTATGCATTTGCGAGTGTAGAAAAAGTTGTGCGAAGCGGGAGTAGCGCAACTATTTTAGATGGAGGTACGGGCTTAGAGGTAATAAAAGATGGGACATCGGGATGGACTAAAAATTTTCAATCAGGCGGAGGTGTTCTCCAATTAGTTGAAGGCAGTCAGACAAAAGATATCATAAGTAGAGTGCAGAGTATAAATTTTTCAATTTCAGGAAATACTGTATTGGTTACACTAACGCTAACCGATGGTAGTTCTGTCGTGGATTTTAGGACGACCATTTTTTTAAGGAATGTATCATGAGAAAAAAATATTTTTTGAAAAATAGAGGTATGGCTATTATTGTAGTAATGGTCTTTACTGTTATCCTGCTTATTTTAGGAGTAGCTTTTTTGAAAGTAGCTACTTTAGAACGTTTTTCTTCTAATGAAAGCTTGAATTTAAATCAAGCCTTTTATTTGGCAGAAGCAGGATTGGAAAGAGGAAAGGAATGGCTTAATTCGACAAGTACGTCTCCAACTTCTTCTATTGACCCGTTTAGTGGCATCCAGTCATATGGCGGGGGAACTTATCAGGTAACAATTGCTCCTCTTGCAACTAATCAGTACGAGGTATCTTCTACGGGTAAGTTTGGTAATCCAACGATAGCCAAGACATTAAATATTATAATGCAGATTCAGTCTATTTTTGTATATGCTGTTTTTGGCGATGAGAACATAAGTTTAAGAGGCAATGCTAGAATTGACAGTTATGATTCAGAAAACGGTAATTATGGCGGAGGAAATGTAAATTCGGATGGAAACGTTGGAACTAATGCTATCGCTACAGTTGACCCTTATTCTATTTATTTAAGCAACAATGCACAGATAAACGGTAATGCTACGATTGGTCCGGGTGGTGAGACTGATGATGCTATTGAGATTAGGAATAATTCCGAGATAACGGGCACGCAATCGTCTGCAAATAGTCCGCAAGACCTGCCAGAGGTAATAGCTCCTACCGGGCTTACAGACCAAGGTTCAATTACTTTAACCGGAAATAGCAATTTAACTCTAAATACTAGCGGCGAATATTCTTCTATACAATTGAACAGTAATTCTCATTTAACTTTGGATGGAGACCTGACAATATATATAACCGGAACGCTTTCGTTAAATAGTAACAGTCAAGTAATAATTACAGAAGGCTCTGATGTTACTATATATCTTGCTGGTTCTTTTTCGCAATCAAGCAATTCCCAGATTAACAATTTGTCAGAAGACCCTACCACGCTTTCCATTTATGGAACTGATGCCCTTACATCTGTTAATTGGGCGTCAAATAGTGATTTTTATGGCGCATTTTATGCGCCTAATGCAGATGTAGAAATACACAGTAATGCTGAAATATATGGCTCTATTATTGCTAATACGGTAGATTTAGCGTCAAATGCAAGAGTCCATTATGATGAAGCATTGGCTGATGAGACGGATTCTATTGGAAGCGGTTACAAAATGATTTCATGGGAAGAAGAACCGGCTATATGGGAATAAAAAGGAGATGATATGAAACCCACTTTCCCACCTCGGAGGTGGGAAAGGTTAGGAGTAGAATTATTTGACTTTTAACATAGGAGGAAGAAAAATGAAAAAACAATTTGAATTTTCAAAGGTTGTTATGAGATTAATAGGAAATTCTGGGATGGCGTTAGCGACGGTAATGATTTTTACTGTTATTCTTCTTATGCTTGGAGCAGCATTCTTAAAGTTAGCTATGGACGAACGCATATTAGCTGGCAAGGGTTTAGGTGTGAATAAAGCGTTTTTTTTAGCAGAAGCGGGGTTAGACAGAGGGAAATCATGGCTAAAAACAGAGAGCTCTTCCCCAATTTCTCCTGTAGATCCATTTGGTGGCATCCAGTCATATGGCGGGGGAACTTATCAAGTAACAGTTTCTCCTATTATTTCAAACAGCCAATATGAAGTTTCTTCTACTGGAAGATTTGGCAATCCAGCTGTGTCCAAAACATTAAATATAGTCATGGAGGTTCAGTCTATTTTTATATATGCTGCTTTTGGAGACGAAGACATAACTATGAAATCTAATACTTATACTGACAGTTACAACTCGCAGGACGGATTGTATGGGGGAGCAAATATAGGGTTAAACGGAGATATAGGGACGAATGCTATTACTACTGCTCCTGATTACGCTATTTCAATAAGTGATAATGCATGGGTTCGTGGTGACGCAATTATTGGTCCCGGCGGTGATATTGATTCGGCTATTTCCATAACAGATACGGGGTTAATAGTTGGCGACATCTCTGTTTCTCCTAGTGTGCAAGAATTACCTCCTGTCGTAGCCCCTACTGGTTTAACTGATATGGGTGCTATAGATTTAGATGGAAATTTAACAATAAATACTAGCGGACAATATTCCTCAATAAATCTCGACAATGCTTCTATTTTAACGTTGGATGGGGATCTTATTCTTTATGTAACCAGCGACTTAAGATTAAATAATAATAGTCAATTAGTGGTTACTTCGGATTCTACAATAACCATCTATCTTGACGGTGATTTTTATCAAGAAAGCAATACAGCAGTTAATAATGTAACAAAAGACCCAACTAAACTTACTATTTATGGTACAGCTACAGCAGATGATGTAATATGGTATTCTAATAGTGAATTTTATGGCGCTATTTATGCGCCTAATGCTGATATATTGATTAATAGTAATGCTGAAATATATGGTTCTATTATTGGCAATACAGTAACATTAGATTCAAATACACGAATTCATTATGATGAAGCGTTAGCTACTACCACAGGATGGGGACCTGGAAGTCATTATGTAGTTATTTCCTGGGAAGAAGAACCTGCTGTATGGGAATAAAACGGGAGATTTAAAATAACAAATATAATTTACTTGTTATTCAATAGAGATGTGCTACAATAAACTCCAATATGTTTAACGTTAGTAAAAACTTAGTAGGATTGGATATTGGTTCTTCTACTATAAAACTATTAGAATTAAGCAAAGATTCTAATGGAATAAAAATTTTATCTGCCGGTTTAGTCGATAATCCTATCAAAGATTGGAAAGAAAAAAATATTCCCGAAGCAGAAGATGCTATAGCCGAATCTATCAGAGACGCCTATGGAAAATTCAACATAAAAAATAAATCCGTTGCTATAGCTTTGGGAACTTCGGATGTTATCTTTGATTATCTAAAATTTCCTGTTCTTAATGAAAAAGAATTGGCAAATGCGGTAAAGTTGGAAGCCGAACAACGAATTTCTTCGGATATAAATGAGGTGAGCATTGATTATAAAAGGATGGGAGTAAAAGACGGCAATGGGCAGGAAAATATTCTATTGGTAGCCGTTCCCAAAGATATAACCCGCAAAAAAGTTGACATTGCTGAAAAGGCCGGATTAGACTCGTTGGTTATGGATGCTGAGCCTCTTGCCCTTTTGAATTGTCTTATAGTTTTAGCAGATGATTCCAGAAAAGAAAATGAGAGCATAGGTATATTAAATATAGGTTCAAACATTACCAATCTTAGCATAATATCAAAAGATAATTTCCCTACGATAAGAAATATAAATTTTGGAGGGGAAAAGTTCAGCAATTTTATTGCCAAAGAGACCAAACTTTCTTTTAAAGAGGCGGAGCACTTAAAAAAAGAACCGGAAAAATTGAAGCGCAAAGGCATAGATGTTTTTCAGATGTTCGAAAAGCAAACTATTTCATTAATAAACGAAGTAGCCAGTTCGATAGAATATACTCATAAAAGAACAGGCGAAGCAGAAGCAGATAAAGATAAAACAGCACCATTCCCTCGCATTAAAAAAATGTTTCTTACGGGAGGTGGAGCTCTTCTCCCGGGAATGGATAGTTTTTTATCTAAAAATTTGGGCATAGAAGTGGTAAAATGGAATCCACTCGAGAAACTTCAGCTAAGTAGTTCCATAGACGATTCTTTAAAAGACAATGGTTATTTATTCCCGATAGCTATTGGGTTAGGGATGAGAATAGCATGATTTTCGAGATAAATCTTTTAAAAGACAGAGTAAGATTGCAAAAGAGAAAGAGTTTTCTAAGAGCAATCATGTATGTGGAATTATCTTTATTCCTTCTTACTTTTATTATTCTTGGTTCATATCGTATGACTCTGTATTATAAACTCGAAACTACTCAAAGAAAACTGACTATGTTGAATGAAGATGTTATATTCCTTTCTAAAGAAGGCGCAACGCTTGGAAACTTGAGAGAGATAAACAAGAAATACGCGGAAATAACTGCACAACTATCCACAATAAACGAATTAACAGAAAATAGAATTCTCATTTCTCACAAATTTAAAGGTCTTTCCGCAATTATACCCGATAATGTCTGGATTTATAGATTTAATATTGCTGAGGAATCTATACGGAAGAAGGGTAAAAAAGATTTAAAAAAAACAAAAGTGCTATATTTGTTCGGTTTTGTAATGGCTGAGAGGGAAGAAGCTTTTGTAAGGATTCAATCTTTTATAAGAGACTTGGAGAACGAACCGCTCTTTGCAAGAGATATAGAAAGCATCAAACTTTCTTCTATTTCCAAGCCCCTATCGGAATCTTTGGAAAACGTTATGGAGTTTAAGATCGCATGTCAGATTTTAAAATAATAAAAACACATATTAGGCACATAATGGGTTGTGGATTGTTAATATATATCTTTGCCGTAGTATGTTTTTATTTTTCCGCAATAATGCCTATAAAGAAGCAACTTGGTTTCATGGAGCAAAAGACAACGGGGTTAGAACAAACGGTTGAACAATTGAAGAGTGAATATGTAACAAAATGGGAGCA
This window contains:
- a CDS encoding prepilin-type N-terminal cleavage/methylation domain-containing protein, with protein sequence MNRKNRKRGVTLVEVMVAIIIFVIVMVGGFVFFFYGRVHIVHSNHQRMALELTKGKVELWKSSGYLSIPDTQNEATISLGGIQFNRSTSSVDIGGVYRELTVTTSWQERGNAYNVQLTTIIAGD
- a CDS encoding type II secretion system F family protein, with product MPTFNYSTKDAAGKKVNGTIESASSYEVVRLLRGKGLTVISVGAKGKEQPKANRQKAKYGKVKLGQLSVFYRQLATMLDAGVPIVTAIKDLSDQSESINLSAIVANIASQIEGGNSFSEALKKYPDTFSSLVINMAATGEESGNLPKVMAELASYTEDQVALIKQVQGAIAYPAFIASFFVICVGIVVFILIPKFKDIFASFGATLPPITSMVLGFSEFMIRNIPYEIVFVGASIFSILAFGKTDKGKHVYANVKIKAPLFGKLFHKVILSRFCRSLATLLDGGVAVIYSLTIASKAAGSILLEDFIQRAISGIEKGSTMSDELAKSFLFPKMMVKMVQVGENSGTVPQMLTRLSGFYGEEVKVAVAALTSIIEPLLIVLLGVVVGVVVVAIYFPIFTLASGMK
- the pilM gene encoding type IV pilus assembly protein PilM, which codes for MFNVSKNLVGLDIGSSTIKLLELSKDSNGIKILSAGLVDNPIKDWKEKNIPEAEDAIAESIRDAYGKFNIKNKSVAIALGTSDVIFDYLKFPVLNEKELANAVKLEAEQRISSDINEVSIDYKRMGVKDGNGQENILLVAVPKDITRKKVDIAEKAGLDSLVMDAEPLALLNCLIVLADDSRKENESIGILNIGSNITNLSIISKDNFPTIRNINFGGEKFSNFIAKETKLSFKEAEHLKKEPEKLKRKGIDVFQMFEKQTISLINEVASSIEYTHKRTGEAEADKDKTAPFPRIKKMFLTGGGALLPGMDSFLSKNLGIEVVKWNPLEKLQLSSSIDDSLKDNGYLFPIAIGLGMRIA
- the tadA gene encoding Flp pilus assembly complex ATPase component TadA produces the protein MKEKQKLGEILVNRRLITSEQLKEALEIQSEIEDSYVQALFIDRDIINVKNIKKAQEESKKQNKKLQEVILEMKLASVRDVEEVFSLIRKSPFIFLSEHSKEIEKEIVRLVPEKLARHFCVIAISHEGSYINLVMSDPANIVAIDNIRSNTGYEIIPLLSTKKEINDAIEKYYGESDMASSIPDLKDISFSTEAEAAKEQENIDLAQLKVQVKDPPVVRYVNSILLKAIEEKASDIHLEAAETEVFVRNRVDGVLRNLPPPPKKTYPAIVSRIKIISNLDIAERRLPQDGRTKAKIGSKEVDIRVSIIPTIYGEKVVMRLLDKTTMLMGLEELGFDKIELGKFKDAVSSPYGMVLLTGPTGSGKSTTLYGALNYINSPEKNIITVEDPVEYELRGINQIQVRSHIGLTFASCLRTILRQDPDVIMVGEIRDKETAEISIQSSLTGHMVFSTLHTNDAVSVITRLAYMGIEPFLISSALRLSIAQRLVRRICPKCKVPEKISEEVLKRIADDVNVKGKDVTFYKGEGCPDCNNKGYKGRVGLYELFQITPEVRKAINDGKSEEEIKIIAKEQQKMVTLREAGIKKALAGITSLEEVLTSTLTYE
- a CDS encoding prepilin-type N-terminal cleavage/methylation domain-containing protein, encoding MNIYSNFNVFVKRQENIKSKTLFGLKNKSISGRTGFTLVEMMVAVIILSIFIVAVGMMLSSSWRFWNDGWQQVILQRDASYAFASVEKVVRSGSSATILDGGTGLEVIKDGTSGWTKNFQSGGGVLQLVEGSQTKDIISRVQSINFSISGNTVLVTLTLTDGSSVVDFRTTIFLRNVS